GAAACAAGCATAATCGCTTTGACATGTCAGAGTGCATTATATATTTACATGAGATGATAAAAGAAGCAAGCAAGTATATTTACATGTCAGAGTGCATTATATATTTACATGTCAAGCAACCTTTATCTATTATATAAATACATGAGATGATAAAAGAAGCAAGCGTCAATTGTATAATGTCAAAGAATAGAAACCTTTATCTCTTCAACAGACCCTTTTAGCTCGCATAATCGCTTTGACATGTCAGAGTGCATTTCTGGAGACATCGTTCCGTTTACGGCATTAGGAACTAGAACGAGAACTGGGACATGAATAGGAATAGGAATTGAAACCTGCATTCCAGAGACCCCATCTTTTGGTATTTTCAGATTGATAATTTTTCTTCTACTTTCTTCAAGTTTAGCCATGCTCTCTTCCAGCTCCCCTACACACATAATTAAAAATGCCAAACATATGGACCAAAAGAAGCTTAAACCTACACCTACATCCGTATTTCATTGCCTAAATAATAAACTCATGTCTCTAGAAACGAATTCGTAGATATCCAACTCATGAATTCACACACACCGAGCAGAAACAGAGATCTAAAAACATAAGAACCAATCTAGAGCAAAACAATAGCGAACAGAGGCACTAAAATTAGATCGATcctgaagaaaaataaaatatgattaacgAAACTCACCAAAAATAGTGTTTTGAGAACCTTTCATTCTTCTTGCTTTGTATCTTCAGGGTTTTTCACCGCTTCCTCCAATTTGCTCCCGAAATGTCGTCCTCCGTCTCTGTTCTCCGTCACCCTCACCACCATATGTATATACAGGGAAGACCCTTTTCCACCTCGACAGCTCAGAGCCTCAGGGTTATGAGAATTTTTGCCTCCAGATTTTGGGCAGACAACTATTGAAGCTTTCGCTATGGTTGCCAAGTTGCTATGGGCAAACTACTAATTTCCAAGAACATGGGGgatttttcatttctaatttcaACACCCCTAAACTTTCCCTAATTTTTTTACGACGCGAAAATCAATTCAAACCACACGGACATGAGCAAATACATACAATTACTCGCACAACGTTGAGGAAAAAAGATGTTTTACCGATAATTGAGAAATGAAGAGAGGATGGTGAGATGTAGCGATCATATGGATGAGCAAAACATATACTCTTACCCTTGTTCGAATGCAAGTCCTTGTTCGTTGATGCGTCCTTTATTCTGCCCAAGTATTGTTCTAAACTCCCGACGGACGGCCTAAGCGAGAACAGCGTTTCGAGGAAGGAAGGGTAGGAAGAAGCTCTTGGAGAAGGCTTGTCGGAGATCACTTCAAAATTCGTCTGAAGAATCGAGCAAAAATCGACATGGGATTTTCAATTGAAAGAGATAAAAAAGAGAAAGGCTAGGGATCAGATCGGAGAAGAGAAGTAATCGGGAAGGGTCTGATCTGGGGATCTGGTTAATATTATTTActttatgatttattttaaataaaaataatagattTTCTACAACAttatttaaaaagtgttgtggtACATGGGAAAAAAACGCtaatagacaacgcttttaaaagcgttgtctttgaccccaAAAAAAGCCTATTCTACAACGCTTTGTAAATAAAGCGTTGtctttcataaataaaaaacatataacgacaacgcttttcactaaaagcgttgtctgtCAAAAAATTACAACACTTTTCActaaaaacgttgtcttttaagtgttgtattattgcatttttcttgtagtgtaaaCTTATCTATCTTGACTATGACGCTCTCAACTACCCCCTTGGGTTCACTACTAGTCAAACTAGATCCATCCTAAATATGCACTTGAATATTTAAAGCATTTTTAATTAAGAATTCCTTTTCCTTTTTACCCaatatgaaagaaaaaaaattggagAATAATGTGGATGAGTGTTCGGCCATTGTGAGAATGAGAAGGAGGAATATTGCATGTCTTGGTTGTCATGCCCCGTGCCCAGGCCCGTGCCTGCGTGACtgcacaatgggcccctatagcaacAACTTCATATTCGTCCTCActttatgaaaatgattaacccaagttgttATAGAAGTCTATTGTAGatcattttaaactcattttaaacctTCCATTTTTCCCATGTGGAACAGGGGTCTCACAATCACCCCTCCTTCAGAATGCGACGTCCTCATTGCGACCTGACCGATCCACCAACACCGGGAATCTAGAGATGGCTCCtacaggttcaagaggtggctcccgtcaTGTAGCACTTTGCCCCATAGGTttaagaggtggctcccacgaACATAGAACTTTGTCCCGCATAGAACTTATTTTCCGGGGTCTGCCGACTGGTgaccgtctctgataccattctgtcACGCTTCGGTCCCAGGCCCGTGCctgcgcgactgcacaatgggatcatatagcaactacttcgcaTTAGTCCTTACTTTacaaaaatgattaacccaagttgctatagaagtccattgtagctcattttaaactcattttaaacctTTTATTTTTTCCATGTGGGACAGGGGTCTCACATTGGTACTTAAAAACTATGTTATGACAAAAGAAAAGACATGcatagaaaaaaatttaaagcatGCATAGAAAAGTGTGCATCATGTCTTTTAACCCTTCATATTCACTTTTTCATGTAttgtatgtatttttatgtcaaacatATACATGATGGGccatgaacttaatatttaattaattatcaaattcaaactcatttaagttcaatcaattaattaaattcaactttaTCTCATTCTAGTCCACTAGTAGAATAATTAGTCAACACTATTTGTATTTGGGctcttgataagtgcattttatgcgcttaatatgtttatgattttaattgttaattgctttgtttcgagcagatttatgctttTTTTTGTTGTTCGTTTAGATGTAGGGAATTGATAAATTGttgagaaaaagaagaaaaaaatgtaagaaaatattaaaaagcagaaaaagaaaagaaaaagaaagaatgaagaaaaggaaaagagtgATAAAGTGCTATTGCACTTGTTTGGAGCGCTAAAGAAGAGAAAtaaagcgctatcgcgctgaGTCTTGTGAGATTTAAGATTAAGAGTTCGatatttgtagtgacccttacccagatcacctactaaacagaacttaggcatgcaattaacttaataaaacagatatcagaataaaactgcggaaaccaataacattatacaatcccaggtaaaggaatctgtaattatccaataatatacaaccaaatcgaatagctgtataaacccaaacaacagtaataaagcctagacgaagctccagctggccaaccactgactagcccctcctggatccaccctcctcgtccaatcgcaaacctgccccatggaatagggtgtccagaaaaatacagagtacgagacgtgagcataaaacgctcagtgcgagagtatgagtatacatgcatgcaaagtgaactccctatagactcgaggtcaaggatcagataacagagacagaccgggccctggtatgtagcacgctgtgccgtcgcttcaggaggtggctcccataccgagataactgtggatacgccggacccaaatcgatggaagtccatccactaacaggatagggtacaaccctactacagacatctcgaaggagatacagcaagatgcaaatgaatgcagcataatatcatggcatataaatcatgcagtcacataatacatgcatactcagtcaggatatctcgaacagtactttcgtacctcaaataccaggtaggcactaccagctctaagtccaagcctaaagtccgcctacacagcgaaatgatactactatcattacagtgctctaaaagccttaactaagctattgcatactcctaaatatttataggaagcaaaagctataccttcgtccgtcgttagccctttgatgtcgatgcctccagaacttgggcacaactctgctacgactatcgaacgcctctccgacctccggaccaagcctaagaagactagaacagctcgaatatgactagaaatagagaggaaatccggaattggcaaggagaaatgaagtctcggccttctatttatagacaacgatcggagcctccgatcctcgatcggaacgtccgaacctcgatcggaacgtccgatcctgccatcggagcttccgaagatcctgatctgccacgtgtcaaaatatcacttgatgactccggataggggtgatcggagcctccggtccggatcggagcttccgatccagccacacgtcatggatgacgtaatatcatcggtgcctccgatcctcatcggagcttccgatcccgatcggagcttccgatcgtcccttcggagcttccgatccgtccaatccccaatttatttaattagcattaatcctttaattactcaattagggttcgggctactacattctcccccacttaagatatttcgtcctcgaaatcagatcttaagtaccgaatgcaaatacagaaatcagaaacattctttattcaatcaaacgtttacagagtttgcaactggaTACAACttaaaaaatgaaatcaaaacaactcaggatggtctttacgcatcctgtcctcaagctcccaagtagcttcctcagtgcctcggcgctgccactgaactaaaaccaaaggaatgactttgttccgtaaaaccttatccttaaaatcaaggatgcgaagaggtttctcaacataagtcaaatccttgtctacctgaacctcagaccgctgcagaatatgagattcatccgccacataccgtcgcaacagagatacgtggaacacgtcgtgaatactagaaagacgcggtggcaatgctagtcgataagccaaatcgccaatgctctccaagatcccaaacggaccgataaatctgggagacaacttgcccttaaggccaaatctaagaatcttgcggaaaggtgacactctcagaaacactttctccccgacatcgaactgcaaaggcctacgcttgatattagcataactggcctggcgatcctgggcagtcttaatccgtttcttgatctgatcaacaatgtctatcgcctgctggataaactccggtccttcagcctgtctctcccccacttcttcccagaagagtggagtacgacaacgtcgcccatacaacgcttcaaaaggtgccatcccaatactagtgtgatagctgttgttgtaagcgaactcgatcaacggcaaatgatcctgccaggctgaaccaaaatccaagacgcacgctctaagcatatcctctaacgtacggatagtgtgctctgactgaccatcagtctctggatgataggctgtactcaaactgagagtagtacccatcgcacgctgaacactcccccagaacctagaagtaaacctggggtcccgatcgctgacaatgctcacaggcactccatgaagtcggacgatctcctgaatgtacatccgtgccatgcgatccacagagtactctcggctataggcaatgaaatgcgctgacttggtgagtcggtccaccacaacccagatagcatcacagttcctcggggataccggcaaatgggtcacaaagtccatagtgataaactcccatttccattcaggaataggcagactgtgaagcaatcctccaggtcgtcggtgctctgccttgacctgttgacacaccaaacatctggaaacaaactgataaacactgcgtttcattcccttccaccagaaacgagtacgtagatccttgtacatcttgttgctcccatgatgaatactcaacttagtgcgatgtgcctgagacaaaatctcctctcgcaactcttcatcctgtggaatcacaagcctaccagacaaacacagaaagccatctgactgataatgaaatccagacgagctaccctcgttagctagacgagctaaacgctgggtcttcgaatcagacatctgagcatctcggatccgcgagtacaaggctggctcagataatatcgcaaacatctggatactctgcatacctttcttatgcttgaaggtataacctgaagtacaacagtcactgatcgcactagacatcgaacaagtctgaagtgcggatagtcgcaccttgcgactcaaagcatcagcggtgagattagcagctcccggatggtacttaatctcacaatcatagtccttaagcaagtccatccaacgtctctgcctcatgttcaactccgcctgagtgaacaaatacttgagactcttatggtcggtgaagatctcaaatttctcgccataaagataatgacgccagatcttcaaagcgaacacaatggctgctaactccaaatcatagactgggtagttgtcctcgtgaagcttcagctgtctagaagcgtatgcgatcacatgcccattctgagtcaggacacaacctaacccctgaagagaagcatctgtgtaaactacataccctccagatcctgacgataatgctaacactggcgcagaagtcaaccgccgtcgaagctcacgaaaattctcctcacactcggaggaccactcgaaattcacacccttgcgggtaagctgcgtcaacggtcgagctaactgagagaagttcagaataaagcgacgataataccctgctagacccagaaaactacggatctcagcaaccgtcgtcggacgtgaccaattaagtaccgcttcaatcttgcttggatcaacagaaatcccctccctggatatgatatggccaagaaaaaccactctatccatccagaactcacacttgctcagcttagcgtacaactactcatctcgaagagtctgtagtaccaaccgcaagtgagaaacatgctcttccatattacgcgaatacaccaagatgtcgtcaatgaagaccacgacaaacttgtccaaatactccctgaagacacggttcatcagatccatgaatatagccggcgcattggtcaaaccaaatggcatcactaggaactcgtaatgcccatagcgagtacggaatgcagtcttggctacgtcctgatcacggactctcaactgatgatacccagatctcaagtcaatcttggagtaaatagaagtaccctgcagctgatcaaacaagtcatcaatgcgaggcaacggatacttgttcttcacagtgactcgattcagctgccgatagtcaatgcacagccgcatcgacccatccttcttcttcacgaagagaacaggagctccccaaggagatacactaggacgaatgtaccccttgtccaaaagatcatgtagctgattcttcaactcacgcatctctgacggagccagacgatacggtgctctagaaataggcgaagtacccggcatcaactctatgccaaactcgacttccctagcaggaggaaaacccggaatctcatcaggaaacacatctggaaattcatccacaacaggaatgctctctatcccaatactctcagcggacaaatcaactgcatagataaggtagccttccccgccagactccagagctcgacaggctctcaaagctgataccaaaggcatcgggggtcgcgctccctcaccatagaaaaaccaactctcactccttccggatgaaagcgtactaatctctgatagcagtccactgaagctcgataggtagtcagcacatctattcccagaatgcaatcaaagtcgtccatcgccaggaccatgagattcgctaacagaatgttcccttcgaactctaaagggcaacccatcactagacgcttagccaaagcagattggcccgtcggggtagaaacagacatcactacgtctagtgcaatgcatggtaatttatgcctcttaacaaaacgtgcagaaatgaaggaatgagatgcaccagtgtcaataagtacaagagcaggtataccataaagcataaatgtacctgcgatgactttctcattctcttccacagcctgatcatgtctcagggcaaacacctggccagaagctcgtggcctcaaatgagaactcccagcagactgtccctgcgacctctgctgtacggtagcctgagaacccgatcctgaaccagaaccagaaccgcctcccccagactgtggacaatccctccggatatgaccagtctctccacaacggaaacaagctccagaagctctgcggcacttgtcggatggatggttcttcccacagtgatcacacttgtccttcttaccgaaacggacaatacctccagaaccagaggaagaagtagacccggacttcttgaaagtttgggcacggggacccaaagaactagcaggtctcgactgagagaaagacctgttccgccgaatgctgtcctccgcctggtgacaacggctcaccaaaccctcgtaggacatgtcgtcaccaaccgccacacggtcatggatctcagggttaaggccctgaaggaacagattatacttcatctctgagctatcagcaatctcggggcaataggatagcagatcaaagaacctctgctgatactcatcgatagacatagttccctgtcgcagactcagtagctcgcctgccttcgactgtcggagtgcaggaggaaaataccgcttttggaaagctgtgcgaaactcggcccaggtggccactcctctcgccgtaacaaaaggtgcagaagtaaacctccaccacctacgcgcacgcccatccagaagatagccaagggtctccaccttctgctcatcggtgcattggaaagtctgaaaagtcatctccatgcggtctaaccagttctccgcatcctccggagactcacctccaactaagggcttaggacccatagctaagaatcgacgcacagtgaaacgctcgtcgtcatggtgacgatgacgccgttctcgacgaggctcccggtcggcatcaccccaacgcccaccaacactgccatgagaactctggtcgtcacgatttgacatctacaaaaatacctcaagatgagactaaatcccaagaaatcttttgcatgctctgataccataaatgtagtgacccttacccagatcacctactaaacagaacttaggcatgcaattaacttaataaaacagatatcagaataaaactgcggaaaccaataacattatacaatcccaggtaaaggaatctgtaattatccaataatatacaaccaaatcgaatagctgtataaacccaaacaacagtaataaatcctagacgaagctccagctggccaaccactgactagcccctcctggatccaccctcctcgtccaatcgcaaacctgccccatggaatagggtgtccagaaaaataaagagtacgagacgtgagcataaaacgctcagtgcgagagtatgagtatacatgcatgcaaagtgaactccctatagactcgaggtcaaggatcagataacagagacagaccgggccctggtatgtagcacgctgtgccgtcgcttcaggaggtggctcccataccgagataactgtggatacgccggacccaaatcgatggaagtccatccactaacaggatagggtacaacactactacagacatctcgaaggagatacagcaagatgcaaatgaatgcagcataatatcatggcatataaatcatgcagtcacataatacatgcatactcagtcaggatatctcgaacagtactttcgtacctcaaataccaagtaggcactaccagctctaagtccaagcctaaagtccgcctacacagcgaaatgatactactatcattacagtgctctaaaagccttaactaagctattgcatactcctaaatatttataggaagcaaaagctataccttcgtccgtcgttagccctttgatgtcgatgcctccagaacttgggcacaactccgctacgactatcgaacgcctctccgacctccggaccaagcctaagaagactagaacagctcgaatatgactagaaatagagaggaaatccggaattggcaaggagaaatgaagtctcggccttctatttatagacaacgatcggaacgtccgaacctcgatcggaacgtccgatcctgccatcggagcttccgaagatcctgatctgccacgtgtcaaaatatcaattgatgactccggataggggtgatcggagcctccggtccggatcggagcttccgatccagccacacgtcatggatgacgtaatatcatcggtgcctccgatcctcatcggagcttccgatccgtccaatccctaatttatttaattagcattaatcctttaattacttaattagggttcgggctactacaatattAATGCGCGCCAGCCCCTGAGATAGTGAGCGCTCGTGCCATCAGTGTTATCGGAATTTTTAAATTCCCGGGAAGGAAACTTTCAGATTTTATTGGTCTTTTTGTTGGGCTTTGTGTGCAACATATAAAAAGGAACTGGGAGTCAGAATATAGGGAAGCCGCTGCATACATCTGAGAAATATTTTGGAGAGCTGAGCGTGagaaatttgaagaagaaatctGGGCAACGTGAAGAACATCAACTGGAACAAAGACGAAGATCGATCGACCGGATACGGAATCgaatatttggatttgttttcttgattttgaactAATTATCTttgaattgatgtttagatttctgaacatgaatttttttatcagtttttgagtatgaactaaatttttagagtctagaggttgatgtagcctggttgaGATACTTTTAcaagtttttaattttattggattgaattacATTAGAttaattgattttctagatttgattttcttttcaaatacttgatcaataatttaattgtaatatttatttggaatccgAAACTTGAGAgagggattttgaataggacagaTAGATATAatactgttaattgtttatataactcGTGAGAGTATATAACGTTAATAGAGCctgaagaacattgttttacacaatTCACTGCagttagattcttaatagggatattgtaATTGAACTGTAGTTCATACAATCTATTTGACACTCGGGAGTGGGAAATAGAATAATATaggtgttcttggctattaattgaatggaaaattaataatttagaggtttgcagaaaaataaaataatcaaaagcTTGTTGcataattttgtgcccgcaagtgcacgatgtcaagttttaatatagagtgAGTAGAGTATCATTTCCACgaggatttaaaatttatattcaaaCTAAATACTGTAagtaaaataatctcaactttgtttagaaaatcaaagtttaaaattcaataaactaaaataaaagaaagaatcaAAAATTTCAAGGACGGCTTTGGTTACACAatctgagacgggttctagataGAAGATATCACTAGATTTTCATTGTTGCaattcatatcaattgattatatcatctattccaatttataggtAAAAAaacccttaattgttatttacttcCTCTTTCGAGCGCcaagtaaatgttattattctaatgctaatttcgatatccctatcagaaaacaaacaataaaataatttaataaaattctatgattctctttcaatgacctcaaaggaaATTGtaagtgtagtagcccgtaaccaaaatcagtaattaaggaattaatcataattacttggatagagttcgaaagctccgaaggtgagttcggaagttccgaacaggatcggaagctccgaacaggatcggaagctccgatggtattacgtcaggcatgacgtgtggcaagatcggaagctccgatcaggatcggaagctccga
The sequence above is drawn from the Henckelia pumila isolate YLH828 unplaced genomic scaffold, ASM3356847v2 CTG_38, whole genome shotgun sequence genome and encodes:
- the LOC140871079 gene encoding E3 ubiquitin-protein ligase BRE1-like 2 isoform X2, whose translation is MKGSQNTIFGELEESMAKLEESRRKIINLKIPKDGVSGMQVSIPIPIHVPVLVLVPNAVNGTMSPEMHSDMSKRLCELKGSVEEIKVVTEDCFSELQDVQEDDLILSKQFHDLHVAKHSFFPYRSKYGL
- the LOC140871079 gene encoding E3 ubiquitin-protein ligase BRE1-like 2 isoform X5, with product MKGSQNTIFGELEESMAKLEESRRKIINLKIPKDGVSGMQVSIPIPIHVPVLVLVPNAVNGTMSPEMHSDMSKRLCELKGSVEEIKHVLEHGKPHGQSA
- the LOC140871079 gene encoding E3 ubiquitin-protein ligase BRE1-like 2 isoform X4 gives rise to the protein MKGSQNTIFGELEESMAKLEESRRKIINLKIPKDGVSGMQVSIPIPIHVPVLVLVPNAVNGTMSPEMHSDMSKRLCELKGSVEEIKVVTEDCFSELQDVQEDDLILSKQFHDLHAMMKD
- the LOC140871079 gene encoding E3 ubiquitin-protein ligase BRE1-like 2 isoform X3, with the translated sequence MKGSQNTIFGELEESMAKLEESRRKIINLKIPKDGVSGMQVSIPIPIHVPVLVLVPNAVNGTMSPEMHSDMSKRLCELKGSVEEIKVVTEDCFSELQDVQEDDLILSKQFHDLHHVLEHGKPHGQSA